The following are encoded together in the Deinococcus soli (ex Cha et al. 2016) genome:
- a CDS encoding Gfo/Idh/MocA family protein yields MTDRPFRWGLLGAARIARALIPAIREAGGEVVGFGARDPHSARAQAFAQQWDVPVLGTYEDVIAADVDAVYNPLPNDAHLPWSAAALRAGKNALTEKPVALNTEQAQAIADAARETGQLHLEAFAYRFQPHVDRVREIAAQELGEIRAVRGLFGFHMTNPDDFRWNADQGGGALLDVGTYPVNLIRLLLGEPGTVTAQARWTPGGVDLGLSGTLEYPHALASLDCGFDWDQGGSTQRLTVTGTRGTLDVDGVFHSHTQEPTTLRVETGGQVRTESLGPGNGYARMVAHFQRAARGQEALRFTPDDAVAQARVLDALLQAARTGQRVPLN; encoded by the coding sequence ATGACCGACCGACCGTTCCGCTGGGGGCTGCTGGGTGCCGCCCGCATTGCCCGCGCCCTCATTCCCGCCATCCGCGAGGCGGGCGGCGAGGTCGTGGGCTTCGGCGCGCGTGACCCGCACTCGGCGCGGGCGCAGGCCTTCGCGCAGCAGTGGGACGTGCCGGTGCTCGGCACGTACGAGGACGTCATCGCCGCCGACGTGGACGCCGTGTACAACCCCCTCCCGAACGACGCGCACCTGCCCTGGAGTGCGGCGGCCCTGCGCGCCGGGAAGAACGCCCTGACCGAGAAGCCCGTCGCGCTGAACACCGAGCAGGCGCAGGCCATCGCGGACGCCGCGCGCGAGACCGGACAGCTGCACCTCGAAGCCTTCGCGTACCGCTTCCAGCCGCACGTGGACCGCGTGCGCGAGATCGCTGCGCAGGAACTCGGGGAGATCCGCGCGGTGCGCGGCCTGTTCGGGTTCCACATGACCAACCCCGACGACTTCCGCTGGAACGCCGACCAGGGCGGCGGGGCGCTGCTCGACGTCGGCACGTACCCTGTGAACCTCATCCGCCTGCTGCTGGGCGAACCCGGGACTGTAACCGCCCAGGCCCGCTGGACGCCCGGCGGCGTGGATCTGGGTCTGAGCGGCACCCTGGAGTACCCGCACGCCCTGGCCAGCCTCGACTGCGGCTTCGACTGGGATCAGGGCGGCAGCACCCAGCGCCTGACCGTGACTGGCACGCGCGGCACCCTGGACGTGGACGGCGTGTTCCACAGCCACACCCAGGAGCCCACCACCCTGCGCGTCGAGACCGGCGGGCAGGTCCGCACCGAGTCGCTGGGGCCCGGCAACGGGTACGCGCGGATGGTCGCGCACTTCCAGCGCGCCGCGCGCGGCCAGGAGGCGCTGCGCTTTACGCCGGACGACGCCGTCGCGCAGGCCCGCGTCCTCGACGCGCTGCTTCAGGCCGCCCGCACCGGGCAGCGCGTCCCGCTGAACTGA
- a CDS encoding flavin reductase family protein: MTDTGLSPQEFRQTLGRFASGVTIITARGDERRGMTASAFVSVSLQPPLILVSVDQRAHMHALLLQDDVTHFGVNVLSATQRHLSDHFAGRPGPEDQVPWFEHEGLPLIGGSVAQLVCRKDRVIEAGDHTLFLGFVEYSRYTDDDPLVYFRGQYHELG, encoded by the coding sequence ATGACCGACACCGGCCTCTCCCCGCAGGAATTCCGTCAGACGCTGGGCCGCTTCGCAAGCGGCGTGACCATCATCACCGCCAGGGGTGACGAGCGGCGCGGCATGACCGCCAGCGCCTTCGTGTCCGTCAGCCTCCAGCCGCCCCTGATCCTCGTCAGCGTCGACCAGCGTGCGCACATGCACGCCCTGCTCCTTCAGGACGACGTGACGCACTTCGGCGTGAACGTCCTGTCCGCCACGCAACGTCACCTCAGCGACCACTTCGCGGGCCGCCCCGGCCCCGAGGACCAGGTGCCGTGGTTCGAGCACGAGGGCCTGCCCCTGATCGGCGGCAGCGTCGCGCAGCTCGTGTGCCGCAAGGACCGCGTCATCGAGGCCGGGGACCACACGCTGTTCCTGGGTTTCGTGGAGTACAGCCGCTACACCGACGACGACCCGCTCGTGTACTTCCGCGGCCAGTACCACGAACTGGGGTGA
- the gnd gene encoding decarboxylating NADP(+)-dependent phosphogluconate dehydrogenase, with protein MTLDVQAQADIGVIGLAVMGENLILNMASRGFTVAAFNRTVSKVTAFTGGRARGQRILGADSLPAFVALLKPPRRVMLMVKAGAAVDEFIGHLTPLLSEGDIIIDGGNSHPADSTRRTRELAERGLLFIGTGVSGGEEGALTGPSIMPGGNEQAWEAVKPIFQRIAARVADGTPCCDWVGPDGAGHFVKMVHNGIEYADMQMIAESYQLLRAAGLSAPEAGEVFARWNEGELDSYLIEITADILRKTDDETGQPLVDVILDAAGQKGTGKWTSVAALDAGSPAATITEAVYARAMSALKAERVAASAVLSGPTFATPADRGAFVEGVRQALYASKIAAYAQGFQLLHLSAQDAGWTLDYGRIAQMWRGGCIIRAAFLDRIKEAYDAQPDLANLLVAPYFRDAVQGAQGAWRDTLAAAVRGGVPVPAFSSALAYFDGYRSAVLPANLIQAQRDYFGAHTYERTDRARGEFFHTNWTGRGGDTASTTYNA; from the coding sequence ATGACTCTGGACGTGCAGGCGCAGGCAGATATCGGCGTGATCGGGCTGGCCGTGATGGGCGAGAACCTCATTCTCAACATGGCCAGCCGGGGCTTCACGGTCGCGGCGTTCAACCGCACGGTCAGCAAGGTCACCGCCTTTACCGGGGGCCGCGCCCGGGGCCAGCGCATCCTGGGCGCGGACAGCCTGCCGGCCTTCGTGGCGCTGCTCAAGCCGCCGCGCCGCGTGATGCTGATGGTCAAGGCGGGCGCCGCCGTGGACGAGTTCATCGGGCACCTGACGCCGCTGCTGTCCGAGGGGGACATCATCATCGACGGGGGGAACAGCCACCCGGCGGACTCCACGCGCCGCACCCGCGAGCTGGCAGAGAGGGGGCTGCTGTTCATCGGCACCGGCGTCTCCGGCGGCGAGGAGGGCGCCCTGACCGGCCCGAGCATCATGCCCGGCGGAAACGAGCAGGCCTGGGAGGCCGTGAAGCCCATCTTCCAGAGGATCGCGGCGCGCGTGGCGGACGGCACGCCCTGCTGCGACTGGGTCGGGCCGGACGGCGCGGGGCACTTCGTGAAGATGGTGCACAACGGCATCGAGTACGCCGACATGCAGATGATCGCCGAGAGCTACCAGCTGCTGCGCGCTGCGGGCCTCAGCGCCCCCGAGGCCGGGGAGGTCTTTGCCCGCTGGAACGAGGGCGAACTGGACAGTTACCTGATCGAGATCACGGCCGACATCCTGCGCAAGACCGACGACGAGACCGGGCAGCCCCTGGTGGACGTGATCCTGGACGCCGCCGGGCAGAAGGGCACGGGGAAGTGGACGTCGGTTGCGGCGCTGGACGCCGGGAGTCCCGCCGCGACGATCACCGAGGCGGTGTACGCGCGGGCCATGAGTGCCCTGAAGGCCGAGCGCGTGGCGGCCAGCGCGGTCCTGAGCGGCCCAACGTTTGCCACGCCCGCTGACAGAGGCGCGTTCGTGGAGGGCGTCCGGCAGGCGCTGTACGCCAGCAAGATCGCGGCGTACGCGCAGGGCTTCCAGCTGCTGCACCTGAGCGCGCAGGACGCCGGGTGGACGCTGGACTACGGGCGGATCGCGCAGATGTGGCGCGGCGGGTGCATCATCCGCGCGGCGTTCCTGGACCGCATCAAGGAGGCGTACGACGCGCAGCCGGACCTTGCCAACCTGCTCGTCGCGCCGTACTTCCGCGACGCGGTGCAGGGCGCGCAGGGCGCGTGGCGTGACACCCTGGCGGCCGCCGTGCGCGGGGGCGTGCCCGTTCCGGCGTTCAGCAGCGCCCTGGCGTACTTCGACGGGTACCGCTCGGCGGTGCTGCCCGCGAACCTCATCCAGGCGCAGCGGGACTACTTCGGGGCGCACACCTACGAACGCACGGACCGGGCGCGCGGCGAGTTCTTCCACACGAACTGGACCGGGCGCGGTGGGGACACGGCCAGCACGACGTACAACGCCTGA
- a CDS encoding metallophosphoesterase family protein gives MIRLAILADLHANLAATLAVHADIQRRGLTDIWVLGDLVGKGPRPREVLDWTQAHATRVIQGNWDARVAGATHRPQDLWPRSKLSPEGLAYLGALPYGIEEQFGGAWWRFVHASSRGLFHRLYPHSSLHDQLEAFAPNAQFGLKAHADALVYADMHEALMLDVEGRPLINCGSVGNPLDSTLPCYLVLEFDPHGPSHSATYVRLTYDRDEEISAAEASGMPFTREYVAELLTGAYQKRRARTGE, from the coding sequence ATGATTCGCCTCGCCATTCTCGCGGACCTGCACGCCAACCTGGCGGCCACCCTCGCGGTCCACGCAGACATTCAGCGGCGCGGCCTGACGGACATCTGGGTGCTGGGCGACCTGGTCGGCAAGGGACCACGCCCCCGTGAAGTGCTGGACTGGACGCAGGCGCACGCCACGCGCGTCATCCAGGGCAACTGGGACGCCCGCGTCGCCGGCGCCACGCACCGCCCGCAGGACCTCTGGCCGCGCAGCAAACTCAGCCCCGAAGGCCTCGCGTACCTCGGCGCCCTCCCGTACGGCATCGAGGAGCAGTTCGGCGGCGCGTGGTGGCGCTTCGTGCACGCCAGCAGCCGCGGGCTCTTCCACCGCCTGTACCCGCACAGCAGCCTGCACGATCAGCTCGAGGCGTTCGCGCCCAACGCGCAGTTCGGCCTGAAGGCCCACGCGGACGCGCTGGTGTACGCCGACATGCACGAGGCCCTGATGCTGGACGTCGAGGGCCGCCCCCTGATCAACTGCGGCAGCGTCGGCAACCCGCTGGACTCCACGCTGCCGTGCTATCTGGTACTGGAATTCGACCCGCACGGTCCGTCTCACAGCGCCACGTACGTCCGCCTGACCTACGACCGTGACGAGGAGATCAGCGCCGCCGAGGCCAGCGGCATGCCGTTTACCCGCGAGTACGTCGCGGAACTCCTGACCGGCGCGTACCAGAAACGCCGCGCCCGCACCGGGGAGTAG
- the rpoZ gene encoding DNA-directed RNA polymerase subunit omega: protein MAERDIDKLLSLTDSKYRLSVVTAKRALQLRSGAPSVLPVEQRVRTRNLVTQAMRELATGKLTVGTNMIDEQRFHQDYVRQRQAQLQAQLNAERERERD from the coding sequence ATGGCAGAACGAGATATTGACAAGCTGCTGTCACTGACCGACAGCAAGTACCGACTGAGCGTCGTGACCGCCAAGCGGGCGCTGCAGCTGCGCAGTGGCGCGCCGAGCGTGCTGCCGGTCGAGCAGCGCGTCCGCACGCGGAATCTGGTCACGCAGGCGATGCGGGAACTGGCGACCGGGAAACTCACGGTCGGCACGAACATGATCGACGAGCAGCGTTTCCATCAGGATTACGTGCGGCAGCGTCAGGCCCAGCTGCAGGCGCAGCTGAACGCCGAACGCGAACGCGAACGGGACTGA
- a CDS encoding cation:proton antiporter, whose protein sequence is MLSAFAVLLCVTALLAYLNDRFLHFPTTVGVTLAGALASILLIVLDALGLPGLRGWAAGVLETLDFTEFVLNGILSVLLFAGALSLNARQMLRQRRSILLLAFLSTLISTALIGFAAYGVFALVGLDVPLMWALLFGALISPTDPVAVLDLLKRARVTVKIETLIAGESLFNDGVGVVIFLALAGAAGLGGHGAEVSAAGVAGLFAQEALGGLAFGALLGGLGFVLLRGVKEHTVEILLTLALVVGGYVAAAALGISGPLAMVVAGLVISAYKHTLFTPDTQELVEGFWETIDQVLNIVLFAFIGLDVLLTETTGAQILASVLLIGVALAARWISVAVPFALVRAREGYGAYTVRLLTWGGLRGGIAISLALGLPDSPYRTHLVTVTYAIVLFTIAVQGLTIMPLVRRAVDATPEEA, encoded by the coding sequence ATGCTGAGTGCTTTTGCTGTGCTGCTGTGCGTGACCGCGCTGCTGGCGTACCTGAACGACCGGTTCCTGCATTTCCCGACGACGGTGGGGGTGACGCTGGCAGGGGCGCTGGCGAGCATCCTGCTGATCGTGCTGGACGCGCTGGGCCTGCCGGGCCTGCGGGGGTGGGCGGCAGGGGTGCTGGAGACGCTGGATTTCACGGAGTTCGTGCTCAACGGGATTCTCAGCGTGCTGCTGTTCGCGGGGGCGCTGAGCCTGAATGCGCGGCAGATGCTTCGGCAGCGGCGCAGCATCCTGCTGCTGGCGTTCCTGAGTACGCTAATCAGCACCGCGCTGATCGGCTTCGCGGCGTACGGGGTGTTCGCGCTGGTGGGGCTGGACGTGCCGCTGATGTGGGCACTGCTGTTCGGCGCGCTGATCAGCCCGACGGATCCGGTGGCGGTGCTGGATCTCCTCAAGCGGGCGCGGGTGACGGTGAAGATCGAGACGTTGATCGCCGGGGAGAGCCTGTTCAACGACGGGGTGGGCGTGGTGATCTTCCTGGCGCTGGCCGGGGCGGCGGGCCTGGGCGGGCACGGCGCGGAGGTCAGCGCGGCGGGCGTGGCGGGCCTGTTCGCGCAGGAGGCCCTGGGCGGGCTGGCGTTCGGGGCGCTGCTGGGGGGCCTGGGTTTCGTGCTGCTGCGCGGCGTGAAGGAGCACACCGTGGAGATCCTGCTGACGCTGGCGCTGGTCGTGGGCGGGTACGTGGCGGCCGCGGCGCTGGGCATCAGCGGGCCGCTGGCGATGGTCGTGGCGGGCCTGGTGATCTCCGCGTACAAGCACACGCTGTTCACGCCGGACACCCAGGAACTCGTGGAGGGCTTCTGGGAGACCATCGATCAGGTGCTGAACATCGTCCTGTTCGCGTTCATCGGCCTGGACGTACTGCTGACCGAGACGACCGGCGCGCAGATCCTCGCGAGCGTCCTGCTGATCGGCGTAGCCCTCGCCGCCCGCTGGATCAGCGTGGCCGTGCCGTTCGCCCTCGTGCGCGCCCGCGAGGGCTACGGGGCGTACACGGTGCGCCTGCTGACCTGGGGCGGCCTGCGCGGCGGGATCGCCATCAGCCTCGCGCTGGGCCTGCCGGACAGCCCGTACCGCACGCACCTCGTGACCGTCACGTACGCCATCGTGCTGTTCACCATCGCCGTGCAGGGCCTCACGATCATGCCGCTGGTACGCCGCGCGGTGGACGCCACACCCGAAGAGGCTTGA
- the xpt gene encoding xanthine phosphoribosyltransferase has product MQALVDAIRQQGEILPGGILKVDGLVNHQLLPHLTREMGETFARHFAPLNPNKIVTIEVSGIAPAIATAMVLGVPMVYARKKKPVTMKEPAFTAQSVSRTKGGVVDLYVSSEFLGADDRVVVIDDFLASGGTLRALAGMIDVSGAQLLGIGCVVEKQFESGREKLADLNVPIHTLANIVRMSEAAGIEVEAGR; this is encoded by the coding sequence ATGCAGGCACTCGTGGACGCCATCCGGCAGCAGGGCGAGATTCTCCCCGGCGGCATTCTCAAGGTGGACGGACTGGTCAACCACCAGCTCCTCCCGCACCTGACGCGCGAGATGGGGGAGACCTTCGCGCGGCACTTCGCGCCACTGAACCCCAACAAGATCGTGACCATCGAGGTCAGCGGCATCGCGCCCGCCATCGCCACCGCCATGGTGCTGGGCGTGCCCATGGTGTACGCCCGCAAGAAGAAACCCGTGACCATGAAAGAACCCGCGTTCACCGCGCAGTCCGTCAGCCGCACCAAGGGCGGCGTGGTGGACCTGTACGTCAGCAGTGAGTTCCTGGGCGCAGACGACCGCGTGGTCGTGATCGACGACTTCCTCGCGTCGGGCGGCACGCTGCGCGCCCTGGCAGGCATGATCGACGTCAGCGGCGCGCAGCTGCTCGGGATCGGCTGCGTGGTGGAAAAGCAGTTCGAATCGGGCCGCGAGAAACTCGCCGACCTGAACGTTCCCATCCACACCCTGGCGAACATCGTCCGCATGAGCGAGGCCGCAGGGATCGAGGTCGAAGCCGGACGGTGA
- a CDS encoding D-alanyl-D-alanine carboxypeptidase/D-alanyl-D-alanine-endopeptidase codes for MRRALLTAALLGLTGAAQVAAPAAGEPVTLHLSREPGLSAGVRAALRALPGNVETVVLVQDLRTRAVLEAQQPDRALIPASTTKLVTAASVLNERGGAGGWWSAELTVPAAQVGRASVKAVTLRGSGDPTLSVADGAYSLRALARQAYARGLREVGEVRVDDLGFDSAAWEVPLGVPMTALRLAEWHDDPPVSAQAARERLGAALTAQLRAAGVRVTREGVGRAAPWQAWVPPARTDGQGRALPPEPVTPVAARPEQGIASVRSASPFQVLAATLRPSDNLRAEELLGTLAHGANGTLRGALARERAYLRRIGADLSSVELHDGSGLSRKNRLSPRVLVAVLREQFDLPAPLPGKAGLPGALYRARGNAFAEALPQAGTGENVPEHDGRGGTMALRLRGAGLDVRAKTGTLPGVSALAGFVTGRSGHVLAFAVIMNGPESSPILTLRAVQDDVVRAVAAAH; via the coding sequence ATGCGCCGCGCCTTGCTGACTGCCGCCCTGCTGGGTCTGACCGGGGCGGCGCAGGTGGCCGCGCCCGCCGCGGGGGAGCCGGTGACGCTGCACCTGTCGCGTGAACCGGGCCTGAGCGCGGGGGTGCGCGCGGCCCTGCGGGCGCTGCCGGGGAATGTGGAGACGGTGGTGCTCGTGCAGGACCTGCGGACGCGGGCGGTGCTGGAGGCGCAGCAGCCCGACCGGGCGCTGATTCCGGCGAGCACCACGAAGCTGGTGACGGCCGCCAGCGTGCTGAACGAGCGGGGCGGGGCGGGCGGCTGGTGGAGTGCCGAACTGACCGTTCCGGCGGCGCAGGTGGGCCGGGCGTCGGTCAAGGCGGTGACGCTGCGCGGCAGTGGCGACCCGACCCTGAGCGTGGCTGACGGCGCGTACAGCCTGCGGGCGCTGGCGCGGCAGGCGTACGCGCGGGGGCTGCGCGAGGTGGGCGAGGTGCGCGTGGACGACCTGGGCTTCGACTCGGCGGCGTGGGAGGTGCCGCTGGGCGTCCCCATGACGGCGCTGCGGCTCGCGGAGTGGCATGATGATCCGCCCGTCTCGGCGCAGGCGGCGCGGGAACGGCTGGGCGCGGCGCTGACCGCGCAGCTGCGCGCAGCGGGCGTGCGCGTCACGCGGGAGGGGGTGGGGCGCGCCGCCCCGTGGCAGGCGTGGGTGCCGCCCGCCCGGACGGACGGGCAGGGGCGGGCGCTGCCGCCCGAGCCGGTCACGCCCGTGGCCGCCCGCCCGGAGCAGGGGATCGCCAGTGTGCGCAGCGCCTCGCCGTTCCAGGTGCTGGCGGCGACGCTGCGGCCCAGTGACAACCTGCGCGCCGAGGAACTGCTGGGCACGCTGGCGCACGGCGCGAACGGCACGCTGCGCGGGGCGCTGGCGCGGGAGCGTGCGTACCTGCGCCGCATCGGCGCGGACCTCAGCAGCGTGGAGCTGCATGACGGCAGCGGCCTGAGCCGCAAGAACCGCCTGAGTCCGCGTGTGCTGGTGGCCGTGCTGCGCGAGCAGTTCGACCTGCCCGCTCCGCTGCCCGGGAAGGCGGGCCTGCCCGGGGCGCTGTACCGCGCGCGCGGCAACGCGTTCGCCGAGGCCCTCCCGCAGGCCGGTACGGGTGAGAACGTCCCGGAGCACGACGGGCGCGGCGGAACGATGGCGCTGCGGCTGCGCGGCGCGGGCCTGGACGTGCGCGCCAAGACTGGCACGTTGCCCGGCGTGAGCGCCCTGGCCGGGTTTGTGACGGGCCGCAGCGGACACGTGCTGGCCTTCGCCGTGATCATGAACGGCCCGGAATCCAGTCCGATCCTGACGCTGCGGGCCGTTCAGGACGACGTGGTGCGCGCGGTCGCCGCGGCCCACTGA
- a CDS encoding glycoside hydrolase family 10 protein, whose protein sequence is MPRPPLRALLLPLLLGVSAPAAAQSVAPAPAAPAPAPSEAPQSSAAQSSAAQPSLVQPGSALRGLWIDAFGPGLKTPAQVKQTVQDAARLGVNTLFVQAIRRADCLCRRASVPAVTDADLTPGFDPLDAITAQAHARGMRVIAWLSVTGVANTTVPNTSPDHLMRAHGPDAGRASWLARRPDGSWLEGKDAWLDAAIPDAAEYMTQAAVSLVRHYPVDGIQLDRIRYPDGGAWGYDPKVLARYRAETGRPGTPAPTDPTWQAWKREQITNLVRRIALEVKAVRPDAWISAATITYNDAPADLGGFRRTRTYTDVMQDWPTWMQTGLIDLNVLMNYKRDAASPQGAWFDRWNAFAQQVQTRPDGQRVALASGTAMYLNAPKVTAAQAARSVRAGLGWVGYSYRTPTADVYGQRQDTPAGLGAVQAALTAPGGVLNTPRPWTESPVTTRGLLGRITGAGTPGGQTVQVLRDGKPIAQAQTDALGYYGFATLTPGAVEVRVSGQRWLDRVPERGVVRLPDLLVRAVQIIPSLPPAKP, encoded by the coding sequence ATGCCCCGCCCCCCGCTGCGCGCCCTGCTCCTGCCCCTCCTGCTGGGCGTTTCTGCTCCTGCCGCCGCCCAGAGCGTCGCCCCGGCACCTGCGGCCCCCGCCCCTGCACCCAGCGAGGCCCCCCAGTCCAGTGCGGCCCAGTCCAGTGCGGCGCAGCCCAGTCTGGTTCAGCCCGGTTCGGCGCTGCGCGGCCTGTGGATCGACGCCTTCGGCCCCGGCCTGAAAACGCCCGCGCAGGTGAAGCAGACCGTGCAGGACGCCGCGCGCCTGGGCGTGAACACCCTGTTCGTGCAGGCCATCCGCCGCGCCGACTGCCTGTGCCGCAGGGCCAGCGTGCCCGCCGTCACGGACGCCGACCTGACCCCCGGCTTCGACCCGCTGGACGCCATCACGGCCCAGGCCCACGCGCGCGGCATGCGGGTCATCGCGTGGCTCAGCGTGACCGGCGTGGCGAACACCACCGTCCCCAACACCAGCCCCGACCATCTCATGCGCGCCCACGGGCCGGACGCGGGCCGCGCGTCCTGGCTGGCCCGCCGCCCCGACGGCAGCTGGCTCGAAGGCAAGGACGCCTGGCTGGACGCCGCCATTCCCGACGCCGCCGAGTACATGACCCAGGCCGCCGTGAGCCTCGTGCGGCACTACCCCGTGGACGGCATCCAGCTCGACCGCATCCGCTACCCGGACGGCGGCGCGTGGGGCTACGACCCCAAGGTGCTCGCCCGCTACCGCGCCGAGACCGGACGCCCCGGCACGCCCGCGCCCACCGACCCCACGTGGCAGGCCTGGAAACGCGAGCAGATCACCAACCTCGTGCGGCGCATCGCGCTGGAGGTCAAGGCGGTGCGCCCGGACGCCTGGATCAGCGCCGCCACCATCACCTACAACGACGCGCCCGCCGACCTGGGCGGCTTCCGCAGGACCCGCACGTACACCGACGTGATGCAGGACTGGCCCACCTGGATGCAGACCGGACTGATCGACCTGAACGTCCTGATGAACTACAAGCGCGACGCCGCCTCGCCCCAGGGCGCGTGGTTCGACCGCTGGAACGCGTTCGCGCAGCAGGTCCAGACCCGCCCCGACGGGCAGCGCGTGGCGCTCGCGTCGGGCACCGCCATGTACCTCAACGCCCCGAAGGTCACCGCCGCGCAGGCCGCCCGCAGCGTCAGGGCGGGCCTCGGCTGGGTCGGGTACTCCTACCGCACCCCCACCGCCGACGTGTACGGCCAGCGGCAGGACACGCCCGCCGGACTGGGCGCCGTGCAGGCCGCCCTGACCGCCCCCGGTGGCGTCCTGAACACCCCGCGCCCCTGGACGGAATCACCCGTCACCACGCGCGGGCTGCTGGGGCGCATCACCGGCGCGGGCACGCCCGGCGGGCAGACCGTGCAGGTCCTGCGTGACGGCAAGCCCATCGCGCAGGCGCAGACCGACGCCCTCGGGTACTACGGCTTCGCCACCCTCACCCCCGGCGCGGTCGAGGTGCGCGTCAGCGGGCAGCGATGGCTCGACCGCGTGCCCGAACGGGGCGTGGTGCGCCTCCCGGACCTGCTCGTGCGGGCCGTGCAGATCATCCCCAGCCTGCCGCCCGCCAAACCCTGA
- a CDS encoding peptidylprolyl isomerase yields MSDHYQQDGFTVTPELSAERQTRFNAAPELGDGIEPGKSYRAVLETSKGRIVVELFADDAPVTVNSFAYLLRHHYYDGIKFHRVIDGFMAQAGDPTGTGAGGPGYDFEDEPNDHRHRGKGILSMANRGPNTNGSQFFITFVDTPHLDGRHTVFGKVVEGLDVLDRLTRIEPGRMGTADVIETAYLVEK; encoded by the coding sequence ATGAGTGACCACTACCAGCAGGATGGCTTCACCGTCACCCCCGAACTGAGCGCCGAGCGCCAGACCCGCTTCAACGCGGCCCCCGAACTCGGGGACGGCATCGAACCCGGCAAGAGCTACCGCGCCGTGCTGGAAACCAGCAAGGGCCGCATCGTCGTCGAACTGTTCGCGGACGACGCGCCCGTCACCGTGAACAGCTTCGCGTACCTGCTGCGCCACCACTACTACGACGGCATCAAGTTCCACCGCGTGATCGACGGCTTCATGGCGCAGGCCGGTGACCCCACCGGCACCGGCGCCGGCGGTCCCGGCTACGACTTCGAGGACGAACCCAACGACCACCGCCACCGCGGCAAGGGCATCCTGAGCATGGCCAACCGCGGCCCGAACACCAACGGCAGCCAGTTCTTCATCACCTTCGTGGACACCCCCCACCTCGACGGCCGCCACACCGTGTTCGGCAAGGTCGTCGAGGGCCTCGACGTGCTCGACCGCCTCACCCGCATCGAGCCGGGCCGCATGGGCACCGCCGACGTGATCGAAACCGCCTACCTCGTCGAGAAATAA
- a CDS encoding phosphotransferase family protein, with translation MPALPDLTPAELSAFAQQFSLEGPLTRLPSVGIVNRVYRARRAGQDVVLRVPLPGDDADALTESVAVPAAVRAGIPTPELLVFDDSRAVLDAPVSVYAFAPGRSLDSLGWAHGDPRLARAWREAGRALAALHAGVEGAPDPNGHLKAIRPPDPARTRARVLTGEKVGTAEADWATGLTARLLSENPPPARLAFLHDDLHAGNLMVTDDGAVSALIDWGDAGWGDPALDLSYAGPLAVPDLLAGYHEATGHADDALTLRVLAYTLDNATRYLTRQPEAHENGDLWYTRPATTLMGLLRVSPRVPQWQEALGR, from the coding sequence GTGCCTGCCCTGCCTGACCTGACCCCTGCCGAACTGTCGGCCTTCGCGCAGCAGTTCAGCCTGGAGGGGCCGCTGACGCGCCTGCCCAGCGTGGGGATCGTGAACCGCGTGTACCGCGCCCGCCGCGCCGGGCAGGACGTGGTGCTGCGCGTGCCGCTGCCCGGCGACGACGCGGACGCCCTGACCGAGAGTGTCGCTGTGCCCGCAGCCGTGCGGGCGGGCATTCCGACACCGGAGCTGCTGGTTTTCGACGATTCCCGCGCAGTGCTGGACGCGCCGGTCAGCGTGTACGCCTTCGCGCCGGGCCGCAGCCTGGACAGCCTGGGCTGGGCGCACGGCGACCCGCGCCTGGCCCGCGCGTGGCGGGAGGCGGGTCGCGCCCTGGCCGCCCTGCACGCGGGCGTGGAAGGCGCACCCGACCCGAACGGGCACCTGAAGGCCATCAGGCCGCCCGACCCGGCCCGCACCCGGGCGCGCGTCCTGACCGGCGAGAAGGTAGGAACCGCCGAGGCCGACTGGGCCACCGGCCTGACCGCCCGCCTCCTGAGCGAGAACCCGCCGCCCGCACGCCTCGCCTTCCTGCACGACGACCTGCACGCCGGGAACCTGATGGTCACGGATGACGGCGCGGTCAGCGCCCTGATCGACTGGGGCGACGCCGGGTGGGGCGACCCGGCCCTGGACCTCAGTTACGCCGGGCCGCTGGCCGTGCCGGACCTGCTCGCCGGGTACCACGAGGCCACTGGGCACGCCGACGACGCGCTGACCCTCCGGGTGCTGGCGTACACGCTGGACAACGCCACCCGTTACCTCACCCGGCAGCCGGAGGCGCACGAGAACGGCGATCTGTGGTACACCCGCCCCGCCACCACCCTGATGGGACTCCTGCGGGTCAGTCCGCGTGTGCCGCAGTGGCAGGAGGCACTGGGGCGCTGA